One window from the genome of Spirosoma rhododendri encodes:
- a CDS encoding BamA/TamA family outer membrane protein produces the protein MLGSTGQNLTVGINSQDLLSTTQFGVGYAYNQAEQVGNFFANLSYQGAYPIFDLSFQRGNRNTSIYIDRDRNAPLDSLRSDRWQYNQLSAGVRLPLRLTNSAYVRSMNLSTYYNYQQVTGYDLPARYTTDVGFAGSLSALTYGFSYSQLFRQSKRDVAPRWGQALSAVYRNTPFGGRLMASQLAVLGTLYVPGFGKHHSVRLRGGYQQQGVGDTYQFSPAVFYPRGQAYITAPQLVTTSIDYRLPLADTHWSVGRLAYVQRLKGGLFYDTAFSSAYSTQTVGADLSIVFNVLRIRTPLEAGVRTTYNTNTGAVVVSPLVIDIGF, from the coding sequence GTGCTGGGGAGTACCGGGCAAAACCTGACGGTCGGCATCAATTCGCAGGATCTGCTGAGTACAACCCAGTTCGGCGTGGGCTATGCTTACAATCAGGCCGAGCAAGTGGGAAATTTCTTCGCGAACCTGAGCTATCAGGGCGCTTACCCCATTTTCGATCTGAGCTTCCAGCGGGGTAATCGAAACACATCCATTTACATCGACCGTGACCGGAATGCCCCTCTCGATTCGCTGCGCTCGGATCGCTGGCAATACAACCAGTTGTCGGCGGGTGTCCGGCTCCCCCTCCGGCTGACCAATTCGGCCTATGTGCGGTCGATGAATTTGTCGACGTACTACAATTACCAGCAGGTTACGGGCTACGACCTGCCCGCCCGGTACACGACTGATGTCGGGTTTGCGGGTTCGCTGAGCGCGCTGACGTACGGATTTAGTTATTCGCAGCTGTTCCGGCAGAGCAAACGCGATGTGGCTCCGCGATGGGGGCAGGCCCTGTCGGCGGTGTACCGCAATACCCCGTTCGGCGGTCGGCTCATGGCCAGTCAATTGGCTGTGCTGGGGACGCTGTATGTACCGGGATTTGGCAAACACCATTCGGTGCGGCTGCGGGGCGGGTATCAGCAGCAGGGGGTAGGCGACACCTACCAGTTTAGCCCGGCGGTGTTTTACCCGCGCGGGCAGGCTTATATCACAGCCCCGCAACTCGTTACGACCAGCATTGATTATCGCTTGCCCCTGGCCGACACGCACTGGTCAGTGGGGCGGCTGGCTTACGTGCAGCGTCTGAAAGGCGGGCTGTTCTACGATACGGCATTCAGCAGTGCGTATTCGACACAGACGGTGGGCGCGGACCTGAGTATTGTTTTCAACGTACTGCGCATCCGGACGCCACTGGAGGCCGGTGTTCGCACTACCTACAATACGAACACCGGCGCCGTAGTGGTCAGCCCACTCGTTATTGATATCGGTTTCTAG
- a CDS encoding TolB family protein: MLSATPALVSWIEFGFDPRWGQRVYSNIRLLDVKTGKLTRLTHRARYTTVALSPDNSRLIVVDNTTTYQTRLVMLDRQTGRVLKTLANPDGAFYQHPRWQADNRTVVVVWLKNGQKTIQRIDTQTGEATDVLPRSNDNLSHPQAVGPYVLYNSPRSGIDNIYAVDTRSGQAFQVTSRPLAAYHAAVSPSGQALAFDDFAATGSRIVTTPFVPNSWTAVAAVPANGGATPPVRFFGKLPQQDPGAAAGRAVLRDSTPSVAYPARRFSRLGHAFNPYSWGQCWGVPGKT, encoded by the coding sequence TTGGCTTCGACCCCCGCTGGGGGCAGCGCGTCTACTCGAATATCCGGCTGCTCGACGTAAAAACCGGCAAACTCACCCGCCTGACCCACCGCGCACGCTACACTACCGTTGCCCTCTCGCCCGACAACAGCCGGCTGATCGTCGTTGATAATACAACGACGTACCAAACCCGGCTCGTGATGCTCGACCGACAGACAGGCCGTGTGCTGAAGACGCTGGCCAACCCTGACGGGGCTTTCTACCAGCACCCGCGCTGGCAGGCCGACAACCGGACTGTAGTGGTCGTATGGCTTAAAAACGGGCAGAAGACGATTCAGCGCATCGACACCCAAACCGGAGAAGCCACCGATGTGCTGCCCCGCTCCAACGATAATCTCAGTCATCCGCAGGCCGTCGGTCCGTACGTATTGTACAATTCGCCCCGCTCCGGCATCGACAACATCTACGCCGTTGATACGCGGTCGGGGCAGGCTTTTCAGGTAACATCACGGCCACTGGCGGCTTACCACGCGGCTGTGTCGCCATCGGGACAGGCGTTGGCGTTCGATGATTTTGCCGCTACTGGTTCGCGTATCGTCACCACGCCGTTTGTCCCGAACTCGTGGACGGCTGTTGCGGCCGTACCCGCCAACGGGGGGGCAACTCCGCCCGTACGGTTCTTCGGCAAGCTACCGCAGCAGGACCCCGGTGCGGCAGCGGGGCGGGCCGTACTGCGCGATTCAACGCCGTCGGTGGCGTATCCGGCCCGGCGATTCAGTCGGCTGGGGCATGCGTTCAATCCGTATTCGTGGGGGCAGTGCTGGGGAGTACCGGGCAAAACCTGA
- a CDS encoding LytTR family DNA-binding domain-containing protein produces MKRINLTSQSDAIDYLSSSSNYTTIYCTDHTNWLLAKTLKACLAELPGFVRIHRQYAVNLRYIVKVRLVAPKTAEVLVGNVWLPVSRRLFREVDQKLGITQPNPNRGRWHYMDLQPDQPVRAERV; encoded by the coding sequence ATGAAGCGAATCAATCTAACCAGTCAGTCTGATGCAATTGACTACCTGTCGAGCAGTAGTAATTACACCACGATTTACTGCACCGACCACACCAACTGGCTACTTGCCAAAACCCTGAAAGCCTGTTTGGCCGAACTCCCCGGCTTTGTCCGGATCCATCGGCAATACGCGGTAAATCTGCGGTACATTGTCAAGGTTCGACTAGTGGCACCCAAAACAGCCGAAGTGCTGGTTGGTAACGTGTGGCTCCCGGTTAGCCGCCGACTCTTCCGCGAGGTCGACCAGAAACTGGGAATCACCCAGCCCAACCCCAACCGGGGGCGCTGGCACTATATGGACCTACAGCCCGACCAGCCGGTGCGGGCCGAACGGGTCTAG